One genomic window of Alkalispirochaeta americana includes the following:
- the ilvN gene encoding acetolactate synthase small subunit: MKNTTSHIDTILDRTKGERKHTISVLVANRPGALIRISLVFARRGYNIDSLVVSPSSNPEYSMMNIVASGDEKTLDQILKQLNKLIDVVHASDRTGEDIIQRELALIKIACTAPARSEILQLARALQCDIVDIGEAVITLEITGSSDEVDNATRVLNSYEIIELVRTGKVLMVRGDQHTA, translated from the coding sequence ATGAAGAACACTACATCTCACATCGACACAATTCTGGATCGAACCAAGGGAGAACGGAAGCACACGATCAGCGTTCTCGTGGCAAACCGGCCGGGAGCGCTTATACGAATATCCCTGGTCTTTGCCCGGCGGGGTTACAACATCGACAGTCTCGTGGTTTCACCGTCGAGCAACCCCGAATACTCCATGATGAACATCGTTGCATCGGGAGATGAGAAGACTCTGGACCAGATCCTGAAGCAACTGAACAAGCTTATCGATGTGGTCCACGCCTCGGACAGGACCGGCGAGGATATCATCCAGCGAGAGCTGGCCTTGATCAAAATTGCCTGCACAGCACCGGCGCGATCGGAAATCCTTCAACTCGCCCGGGCCTTGCAGTGTGATATTGTGGATATCGGTGAGGCCGTAATAACCCTGGAGATCACCGGTTCATCCGACGAGGTTGACAACGCCACACGCGTTCTCAACAGCTACGAGATCATCGAACTGGTACGAACGGGCAAGGTTCTCATGGTTCGAGGTGACCAGCACACAGCCTAG
- the leuD gene encoding 3-isopropylmalate dehydratase small subunit: protein MAEGEETMNEMKQAIKHVTGRAVVVRGNDIDTDQIIPARFMKVVTFDGLGQYAFYDLRYDEGGTTKPHPFNEERFSGAEILLANKNFGCGSSREHAPQALMRAGIRAIVGESFAEIFAGNCTALGVPAVTLESSAMAELMRCIEEDASLRVEMDLPAGEVRCGGKTFTFSMHPAYRSAFIAGSWDSTSVLLSHAEQIEDTARRLPYLAEFPA from the coding sequence ATGGCAGAAGGCGAGGAGACCATGAACGAGATGAAACAAGCGATCAAACACGTGACAGGCCGGGCCGTGGTTGTCCGGGGCAACGATATCGACACGGACCAGATCATTCCGGCCCGCTTCATGAAAGTGGTGACCTTCGACGGCTTGGGTCAGTACGCATTCTACGACCTTCGCTACGACGAAGGGGGAACCACGAAACCTCACCCCTTTAATGAAGAGCGTTTCTCGGGGGCAGAAATACTTCTGGCAAACAAGAACTTCGGTTGCGGCTCATCCCGCGAACATGCTCCCCAGGCGCTCATGCGTGCAGGAATACGAGCCATTGTGGGAGAGTCCTTCGCAGAAATCTTTGCCGGAAACTGCACCGCCCTGGGCGTCCCGGCAGTTACCCTGGAGAGCTCCGCCATGGCCGAACTGATGCGCTGCATCGAGGAGGATGCGTCCCTGCGGGTGGAGATGGATCTTCCGGCCGGCGAAGTTCGCTGCGGGGGGAAAACCTTCACCTTTTCCATGCATCCTGCCTACCGCAGCGCCTTCATCGCGGGGAGCTGGGATTCCACATCTGTTCTGCTTTCTCATGCAGAGCAGATAGAAGACACAGCCCGGCGCCTGCCCTATCTGGCTGAGTTCCCGGCGTAA
- the leuC gene encoding 3-isopropylmalate dehydratase large subunit: MQQKKNLFNTVWDLHKVGTLESGQDQIFIGLHLIHEVTSPQAFQMLEERGLSVLHPERTFATVDHIVPTANQERPFKDRLAEEMMQALEKNTEKHGIEFFGLNTDDQGIVHIIGPELGLTQPGMTIACGDSHTSTHGAFGAIAFGIGTSQIRDVLATQTMALSRPKVRKINVTGSLQPGVYAKDIILRIIADLGVNGGIGYAYEYNGEAIRQLSMEERMTICNMSIEGGARVGYINPDETTFAYLQGRRYAPQGESFERAKEYWQQIASGPDAEYDDVYELDATSLKPMVTWGITPGQAIPVDGRMPTLKDIPQDDRDIAEKALGHMGFAERDPILGKKIDVAFIGSCTNGRISDLREAARLVQGRTVAKSVRAMVVPGSKRVALQAEREGLHTIFQEAGFDWRGAGCSMCLAMNPDKLEGRELSASSSNRNFVGRQGSPKGRTLLMSPAMVALAAIEGEVVDVRDYAPQAVGPKA, from the coding sequence ATGCAGCAGAAAAAAAATCTCTTTAACACCGTCTGGGATCTCCACAAAGTGGGAACCCTGGAATCAGGGCAGGATCAGATCTTCATCGGTCTGCACCTGATCCACGAGGTCACCTCTCCTCAAGCGTTCCAAATGCTGGAAGAGCGGGGGCTTTCGGTCCTCCACCCGGAAAGAACCTTTGCCACGGTGGATCACATTGTCCCCACGGCAAATCAGGAACGCCCCTTCAAGGACCGCCTGGCCGAAGAGATGATGCAAGCCCTGGAGAAGAACACCGAAAAACACGGAATCGAGTTTTTCGGCCTCAATACCGACGATCAGGGCATTGTCCACATCATCGGCCCCGAACTGGGCCTCACCCAGCCGGGAATGACCATTGCCTGCGGAGACAGCCACACCTCAACCCACGGAGCCTTCGGAGCAATCGCCTTCGGGATCGGCACCTCTCAAATCCGGGATGTCCTGGCAACCCAGACCATGGCTCTGAGCAGACCCAAAGTACGCAAGATCAACGTTACGGGCTCCCTGCAACCCGGAGTGTACGCCAAGGATATCATCCTGCGAATCATCGCCGATCTGGGGGTAAACGGCGGCATCGGCTACGCCTACGAGTACAACGGCGAGGCAATCCGGCAACTCTCCATGGAAGAGCGGATGACGATCTGCAACATGAGTATTGAGGGAGGAGCTCGCGTGGGCTACATCAATCCCGATGAGACCACCTTTGCCTATCTTCAGGGCCGCCGCTACGCCCCCCAGGGCGAATCCTTCGAGCGTGCAAAAGAGTACTGGCAACAGATTGCCAGTGGTCCCGACGCGGAATACGACGATGTCTACGAGCTTGACGCAACCTCACTGAAGCCCATGGTTACCTGGGGCATAACCCCGGGCCAGGCAATTCCTGTAGATGGCAGAATGCCCACCTTGAAAGACATCCCCCAGGACGATCGCGATATCGCAGAAAAGGCCCTGGGTCATATGGGCTTTGCCGAACGCGACCCCATTCTGGGCAAGAAGATAGACGTTGCCTTCATCGGGAGTTGCACCAACGGGCGAATCAGCGATCTCCGCGAGGCAGCCCGCCTTGTCCAGGGACGCACCGTAGCAAAATCGGTGCGAGCCATGGTGGTGCCCGGTTCAAAACGGGTTGCTCTCCAGGCCGAACGGGAGGGGCTTCACACAATTTTCCAAGAGGCTGGCTTTGATTGGCGTGGCGCAGGTTGCTCCATGTGCCTTGCCATGAACCCCGACAAACTCGAGGGTCGCGAACTCTCCGCCTCAAGCTCGAACAGAAACTTTGTGGGCCGCCAGGGGTCTCCCAAAGGACGGACGCTTTTAATGAGTCCTGCCATGGTTGCCCTTGCGGCGATCGAGGGGGAAGTGGTAGACGTGAGAGACTATGCACCCCAGGCCGTCGGGCCGAAGGCGTAA
- a CDS encoding glutamine--tRNA ligase/YqeY domain fusion protein, translating to MIDSPKDSPREPSECIGNADSIADGDSTGGTDFIRTIINDDLRSGQMQSVVHTRFPPEPNGYLHIGHAKSIILNFGIAQEYKGLCNLRFDDTNPVKEDTEFVDSIMEDIGWLGFDWEDRLFFASDYFEQLYQWAEWLIGQGHAYVDELSAEEIRLYRGTPTEPGKNSPWRDRPREESLDMFRRMRQGEFPDGHCILRAKIDMAHPNINMRDPALYRIRHVHHHRTGDTWCIYPTYDFAHGQSDALEGITHSICTLEFENHRPLYDWLLETLPVPHRPRQIEFARLNLTWTVMSKRKLLRLVQEQHVDGWDDPRMPTICGLRRRGYTPQAIKDFCARIGVSKTNSTVDLALLEFSLREDLNARAPRYMGVVDPVKLVITNWPQGTVDYFDASTSPDDPEGEKRRLPFSGELYVEREDYMDDPPRKWFRLGPGREVRLKFAYYVTCQDVVRDEAGVLREIHCTYDPESRGGDTPDGRKVKGTIHWVSAAEAVPAEIRLYETLFDRENPEEVEDFTEALNPRSLQVSQGYVEPALAQIEPGRSVQFLRMGYFCRDIRDGQGEMPVFNRSVTLKDAWARIIRNKRENE from the coding sequence ATGATTGATTCCCCAAAGGATTCCCCCCGGGAACCCTCAGAATGTATTGGTAACGCCGATTCAATCGCCGATGGTGATTCCACCGGCGGCACTGATTTTATTCGCACAATTATCAACGACGATCTTCGCAGCGGCCAGATGCAGAGTGTGGTGCACACACGATTTCCCCCCGAGCCAAACGGATACCTCCATATCGGTCACGCCAAATCGATCATCCTCAATTTTGGTATCGCCCAGGAATACAAGGGGCTGTGCAATCTCCGTTTTGACGACACAAACCCCGTTAAAGAGGATACGGAGTTTGTCGATTCCATTATGGAGGATATCGGCTGGCTCGGTTTTGACTGGGAAGACCGGTTGTTTTTTGCCTCTGATTATTTTGAACAACTCTACCAGTGGGCCGAGTGGCTCATTGGCCAGGGCCACGCCTATGTGGATGAGCTCTCGGCAGAGGAAATCCGTTTGTACCGGGGAACGCCCACGGAACCGGGAAAAAACAGCCCCTGGAGGGATCGCCCCCGGGAGGAGAGCCTCGATATGTTTCGCCGAATGCGGCAGGGGGAGTTTCCCGATGGCCACTGCATTCTGCGTGCCAAAATTGATATGGCTCACCCCAATATCAACATGAGAGACCCCGCTTTGTACCGGATACGGCATGTCCATCATCACCGCACGGGTGATACCTGGTGTATTTACCCCACCTACGATTTTGCCCACGGCCAGTCCGATGCCCTGGAAGGAATCACCCATTCCATCTGTACTCTGGAGTTTGAGAATCATCGGCCTCTCTATGATTGGCTCCTGGAGACCTTGCCCGTTCCGCACCGGCCCAGACAAATCGAGTTTGCCCGTCTGAACCTGACCTGGACAGTTATGAGCAAGCGCAAGCTCCTTCGGCTGGTCCAGGAACAGCACGTGGACGGGTGGGATGATCCGCGCATGCCGACGATCTGCGGGTTGCGGCGTCGTGGGTATACGCCGCAGGCGATCAAGGATTTCTGCGCACGTATTGGTGTCTCCAAGACCAACAGCACCGTGGATCTGGCTCTTCTGGAATTTTCCCTCCGGGAAGATTTGAATGCCCGGGCACCTCGCTACATGGGCGTGGTGGATCCTGTAAAGCTGGTTATCACGAATTGGCCTCAGGGTACGGTCGATTATTTCGACGCATCCACCAGCCCCGACGATCCCGAGGGAGAGAAGCGGCGCCTTCCCTTTTCAGGGGAATTATACGTGGAGCGGGAAGACTACATGGATGATCCGCCCCGTAAGTGGTTTCGTCTGGGGCCGGGCAGGGAAGTGCGCCTGAAGTTTGCCTACTATGTCACGTGCCAGGACGTGGTGCGCGACGAAGCGGGGGTTCTCCGGGAGATCCACTGTACCTACGATCCCGAGAGCAGGGGCGGCGATACTCCCGACGGACGGAAGGTGAAGGGGACGATTCACTGGGTCTCGGCAGCCGAGGCGGTTCCCGCGGAGATTCGACTCTACGAGACCCTTTTTGACCGGGAGAATCCCGAGGAGGTCGAGGATTTCACGGAAGCCCTGAATCCCCGTTCTCTTCAAGTGAGCCAGGGCTATGTGGAGCCTGCTCTTGCACAGATAGAGCCGGGAAGGTCGGTGCAGTTCCTCCGCATGGGATATTTTTGTCGTGATATCCGGGATGGTCAGGGAGAGATGCCGGTTTTCAACAGATCGGTCACTCTGAAGGACGCCTGGGCGCGGATTATCCGCAACAAGCGGGAGAACGAATAG